AATGAAGCCGGCCAAAAGCGCCAGCAAGACGGCCGCCCCGGCCAGTGGTCCGCCAAAGCCAAGAATGAGGCCGCCCAAAACGGCCGTGCCCCCCAACACTGCGCCCAGCTTCAACCAGGACCCTGCACTGCCGCGCCAGGAGAATTCCGTAGACGACGCCATCACTCGGTGAAGACCGGCAAATTGCCCAAAGCCACAATGTGCGACCAATCCGTGTCGCCTTCGGTGAAAACGGCGGCAACCCGGCTGACTTTCGCCCTGGCCTGGGTGCAGATCATTTCCATGCCTTCCAACGTGCTGCCCGTGCTGACCACATCATCCACCAGGATGACTTTTTTGCCGGTAATCAGGCTCTTGTCTTTTTCGTCCAGGTACAACTGCTGCGGCGCGCCGGTGGTGATAGACACCGTTTGCGCCTCAAGAGCCGCGCCCATGTAGGTTTTGTATGACTTACGCAAGACCACATAAGGCAGCCCCATCAGGGCGCTCATTTCATAAATCAACGGGATGCTTTTGGCTTCGGCCGTAACCAAAACCTGCGCTTCGGTTTCTTTCAGGCGTTCGGCCAGGGCCGCGGCGGCCGCTTTGACAATGTTGGTGTCACCCAGCATATTGAAGATGGCAATGCGCACGCCCGGCGCAACTTCAAACAGCGGGAGATGACGGATAATGCCGGCGATCTGAACCATGTAGGTCTCGCGTTGCGACATGGGTGATGGTCTCCTTTTTATCAGGTAAAATGCGGACAGTTGCAAACAAGCATAGTTTACCTGAATGGGCACGCAGAAGATAGAAAGATTGGCATTTTGTTCAGATTTCAAAGGGATAGCGACGAATGACAAGGCGACGGGCAGCGAGTCCACCATGATTGGGCCGGCCTGGCGCGGACGGCCGTACTGACCAATGTTATGATGCCTGGGTCAGTGCGATGCGCCAGAGGTGAGTTCTTATGAAAGCAATCGCTGTGCAAAACGAAGCGGACAAGCCGCTTTTGGTCTGGCAAGAGGTGGCCGACGTGACCAACGGACCGGATGAGGTGTTGGTGGCGGTGCGGGCAACGGCCGTAAACCGCGCCGATCTTGCCCAGGCCAGAGGCCATTACCCACCCCCACCGGGAGCCAGCAAAATTTTAGGGCTGGAAATGGCTGGGGTGATTACCGCCGTTGGCGACAACGTCACCGACTGGCAGGCGGGCGACCGGGTATGCGCCCTGCTGCCGGGCGGCGGCTACGCCGAAATGGCCGCCGTGCCCGCCGGAATGCTCATGCGGCTGCCGGATACGTGGCCCTTTGCCCTGGGCACGGCCGTGCCTGAAGCCTGGTTCACGGCATTTGTGAACCTATTTCTGGAAGGTGGTCTGCAAGCCGGGGAAACAGTTCTCATTCACGCCGGGGCCAGCGGCGTGGGCACGGCGGCCATCCAACTGGCGCGGGTCGCCGGGGCACGGGTCTTGGTGACGGCCGGATCGCCGGAAAAGCTGGCCCGCTGCCGGGAATTGGGCGCGACGTTAGCCATTAACTATAAGGAAGAGGAGTTTGCGACGGCCGTTGCCGCCGCCACCCACAACGAAGGGGTAGACCTGATTCTAGACCCGGTGGGCGGCGCGTATTTGGCGGGCAATGTGCGCAGTCTGCGCCGCTTTGGGCGGTTGGTGAACATCGGCACATTGGGCGGCGTGAAAGGCGAGATGAACACCGGCCTGCTGCTGGGCAAACGGCTGAAGATTATCGGGTCTACATTGCGGGGACGGCCGTTGGCCGAAAAAGTCACCATCACCCGCCAATTCACGGAACGGTT
This genomic stretch from Candidatus Leptovillus gracilis harbors:
- a CDS encoding adenine phosphoribosyltransferase (Catalyzes a salvage reaction resulting in the formation of AMP, that is energically less costly than de novo synthesis) is translated as MSQRETYMVQIAGIIRHLPLFEVAPGVRIAIFNMLGDTNIVKAAAAALAERLKETEAQVLVTAEAKSIPLIYEMSALMGLPYVVLRKSYKTYMGAALEAQTVSITTGAPQQLYLDEKDKSLITGKKVILVDDVVSTGSTLEGMEMICTQARAKVSRVAAVFTEGDTDWSHIVALGNLPVFTE
- a CDS encoding NAD(P)H-quinone oxidoreductase, whose amino-acid sequence is MKAIAVQNEADKPLLVWQEVADVTNGPDEVLVAVRATAVNRADLAQARGHYPPPPGASKILGLEMAGVITAVGDNVTDWQAGDRVCALLPGGGYAEMAAVPAGMLMRLPDTWPFALGTAVPEAWFTAFVNLFLEGGLQAGETVLIHAGASGVGTAAIQLARVAGARVLVTAGSPEKLARCRELGATLAINYKEEEFATAVAAATHNEGVDLILDPVGGAYLAGNVRSLRRFGRLVNIGTLGGVKGEMNTGLLLGKRLKIIGSTLRGRPLAEKVTITRQFTERFWPLLRTGELQPVLDATFPITQAQEAHEYVAQNRNIGKVVLLLA